The genomic segment TGTGAAGTTGCGCCCCAAACAACCAAAACAAACCAAACCGATCGTAACTTGTAAGTTTATGGActtaatttgtaagtatatttattatttgagttggtttttggaattttttagtCAATAGTCCTTCCCACTGACGAATTCTCAAAAATCTACCCCAGCCCCCCTCACATACCGACCAAATCAAACCGGATGACAGATTGTAAGTTAAAGgtcttcatttttaaatatttgtaagttGGTCTGGTTCGATTTTGTCGATATGAGGGGGACTTCACACACGTGATGATTATGTGGAATGTGAATCCTACTTTTAGCccattatacataggtaggtatttcaagacttaagtttatatatttttttttatttttaacttggtaTCCAGGACCGGAAGAGGAACTGCTGTTGCCATTGCTTCTCCTCCGGTCaagtttatatcataaaaacaacgttataaaaaaaaaaaaaaccaggaaAGTTGCTCTGGTATATATAGTAGTCATGGCACTATTGCAGCAGTACCTATCTAGGTATCTATTGTTTCAAGTATCCTTCGTCATTGAGTAGTGAAtcacaatatacctatctattacaAATGCAATGAGataaatcatacattcatacttGGTAATTTAATCttctataagtacctaatacatgCAGTGTAATCAAGGGTTAaagtggataatattattattaaaagacaaCGTGTGTTTCattaaatttggcaacgttggaTTTGAATCCCTTATCGGCGTTCACGACCCGAATGACGATTAATTAACGAACGTGAATGaacagtgaaaaaaaattataatcgttgttgaaaacattattatattttatatgctacagatatattattatattaatatatagatgtatTGTGTTGATGGTGCCGTCGTGGTATTCGGTAATTTGTAACCGActcattggcgcaaataggtgggggcttggggggacttagtcccccaCATTTCTGCTAAGTCCCCtcagttcaaaagtcagtaattagtactgagcatataatataatttttagaaaatattataggaggggctttagtccccccaaaataatttgtctatttgcgcctatatgAACCGAGTACATTTTACCACTACcaataccaaataccaatactTACAATAATGCTGCCGCTACCACCGgccgaattattattttcattccgaCTACTAACACGAtctattgtcaataaataaactaaaatttagcGCAGCGCATAATCACGGCCAGTGAGACgtctatactatgtatataatcaatggttatataggtataaacattagTTCCTTCTGGATTTATTTCCCACTTAAGAGTATTATGTTGAATtagttttttccaaaaatatcgcatacttatatattattattattttttaattattacaatatattataatattatacgacatacattattgttattataggtacttattagctTATAAGTCAAAAatagcgtaggtacctatagctacCGTAGAATGGTGTGGATATAAAGGTCATGATATTAATtgcttaaaattagtttaaataatattttgttgaaaatagaATTATGTAagaatatgtacttatatataggtaataatatgtatacgtaatagtgaaaagtttcaagtatagataatatatctttataatttataaatattttttgcgcggtaaaatattatgcgtttaattctaaatattatcgATGTTAAGGACATTTTGGCAGTGGGTTACGGCAAATGGAACGACGAACCAAATGGTTTTAAAGGTGCTGTTTGTTGTTGGTCGCTAAAGAATCCGGTTTATCCGGAAAGAATGTACGAATTCAACAAGCCCATTACTTGTCTTGATTTCTCAAAAACACATGCCAACATCCTCGTCGCCGGGAGTCACGGAGGATGCGTCTACATATTGGACATAGCCCCAGAAATATGTGATCCGGTGATAGTCAACGAgtaaattacctatacctatagtttttctctctgtaaaattatattagcattagcaatgacaaaaaataactttttaatagcaatataatagtatataatggaataaaatattatatttaaaaatccgcAGTATCTATGAACACTTCTGGTAAGCCAGTACGAGGTTATAAGTAGGTTAGGTAATCGTAATAAATTACTTCACAGTAAATTctcttacaatatcataaatttggattctttattattacttattaggtggTTAAAGTGATAATGGCAAATTTATAAATGGTATTCGATTGTTGACATTAATGCCTTAGTCCTTAGATAATATGTAtggtggttaaaaaaaaattgtgtaaggAAAAAAAGTTCAATGTTTTGTGGTGCTCTTCTCGCAGTaggataaacttgaaatttgaaccatataggttccctatattggtaggtatcgcatgcaaactgcaaagtatgaatttaggagTTGAAATTAATAacccttcatattttttagttttggacatttacattttatttcgtacttTTCCTATCACAAATTCCTAtcttactttttttacaatagaattaatttggattctttatcaGGTGGCTTAAGATACCTGATGGTATttgattcttgttataataatattggaaatctgtaattaactcagattaaaagtatgcctaaattaggtacaaacatAGGTATATTGAGACTGACTATTTCtctaaatatcttgcaaatagtttattttaaatcatgattattaaataattcttaaagagtttcaactgctaaattcatactttgcatgcgatacctaccaatatagggaacttatggttcaaatatttcaaattgtaaaaattagttataagaaaaaatgatttagctcttgtaaattaaacctatatcaattatttcaattaaaagcattaatgcatattttactaaactttggaggaccatagttaataaactagcgagccaaaattgatgatttgactatcaacattttcagaaaaaaaaagatttaccggaatccattaaaatatatggtagttaccatttgaaaaaataaagttgattttgctattggtacacctgcttgttcaaaaattttgaaattgttataaaaaaattgcctggtAAAAagaaagaaacacgtcttttttaattttaacgaaattctatttcaTCGATCCACAATCGTTAATaaaccccgcgtacaatgacataagatacaccctgtagAGTTTGGTACTATTACtgcttaggtaggtacttacacctACTTACtagttttctttaaattaagttgtttttaataatattataaatataactataggaAAAACTTACAAAACTTTCCTATATGGAGTGTTCTATCGTTTCTACAAAAAAGTTATACATCGGAAGACGAATTTATACTATCCGTGGATGACAATGGATCGGTACGAAAATGGTCAGGAGGTGTTTCCAAGACTTACAACACAGGTAACGACTAAAAAGATCGCATATTGTATGTAGGTagatatagcatattatattgtgcatacGATGAAAATATAgaacattaataaattttattcattacCTTTATGGCTATACTTCcataattatacataggtataggcAGCAGTTTATAGACTGATTTAGAAACAAATTACTTTTTGTCGAGGGACACTGCTGTACAGAAATTTATTGTAGACTGTTGTAGTTGGCTATAGTTACAAAGTATAACATTACATGTGGTATGATATTTTGATTTCCCTTCGTTAGAAAACGATTCTTTAGCCCCTCCCTCCTCCCCACATATCCCCAGgtagaacattaaaaaaaatttcaatttcaaattaatttcagAACAAATGTCGTTAATATATTGTGGAATCCGAAACGACTCCGCAAAACCGAACAAATTCAACCATTCAACCATCGTTCAAAATATGCCCGGAACGGTCATATCGTTTCACCCAACTAATAAAAGTACATACTTTATTGGGACTAAAGTTGGTTTCGTCGTACAGGTAGgtgtctacctatatattattatataacggtGTTCCATTTGACATAATACATACTACATGGCAATAgcgaaattattatacacagcaGACCTTAGGGCTTAGGCTATTATTTCGTTCAGTACGTGGCTTGTCTTTGAGTGATCACTGAACAGCAGTGtcgtagacatgatttctgaaaggggggggatcaaaaaaataaaacgacaaTATCTAAATGGGAGGGGGAAATTGGAAAATCCCCCACCCTCAATAGCTTGATAGATCATAATatcacaaaattgaaaatattacattatagtgcATACTACATAATGtaagcaaaaacaaaaataataaaaatccaataggGAGGGGGTCTGACCACAAAGTCCCCCTCTGCTTTTCTACGCCACTGCTGAACTAAtgaatagatatataatatagtacctaaatgTTCTTTTACAACGATTTATTACCGTCTCCCGTAaacatactatacataatacctCTACACATACGACATACGTGATATGTAAttaactgtaggtacctacaaacatTCCAATATTTATGAATGTACATTTGCCTATATAAGACGCCTAAACCCAAAACATCTAAAACCCCCCTCACTACGCTGGAGAGTACTTTTTCAATCTGAtcgaatattgtttatttgagTAAAACGTTTGAAATATAAGACACTTTCCGAATTTGGAATTTTTCAATTGGtaggtaatcataataatttaaaaaaatgttagtattaaaattattatgttctgaTAATCGATCAGATGCGATCGATGCATAGTAATCTTATtaagaaacatttttcaaatcgaATTACAAAATAAGTACATACCTGACTATTTACCTAAATGCTAGGTGTGTAGCACTGTAGGtaattttataagcaaatattaATGGAGCTTGTATGGTCCTTATGGTACATAAAAatgcgtacatatatatatacactcagACACGCCCATAAATGATCagctatttattttacttaatatacaggcatacagccattttattcattgttcatcacttaggtaggtatgtataggtatgctTCACTGCTTCAGTGCTAACGAATTGTGTACAATTTGGAAACCGATTGagcttaaaacaattaatagctATTACACGTGCActtatacataacattttacttaaatgcatatattataacttttacagAATACGGTTGACAGCTGCAATCATTACGACAGAATTTTCATGGCTCATAACGGTCCGGTTTACGGAATCAAATTTTCACCGTTCTGCTCgagtatatttataacatacggAGCCGACtggcaaattaaaatttggatgGAAAACGTCGACGTACCACTACTATCCCTATCTTATTGCGTAAGTTTATTGGGCACAATTTATGAAACGATTGTAGATTTAAACAAGTTAAGAAAGCTCACTCTTCTAGAATGCTAAATTCCCGGTTTCTaaacgttttttaatttttaatacaacgcaataaattataatttatttaggtacccaTACAACAGTAACTacagacaataaataaataccttaatatcaacaatcgtaactatTTACTGCTAACTAACGGACGGACGGACACAACATAAATATAAGGTGTTctataaatgtaggtatgtttaGAAACCAATGGGACATTGAATGGGTAATGTGTATAATGGGTTAGtgagtagccagtaggtaccaCTCTAGTGCTCTGCTGTACCTACAGTATGgcatgtaacatattatactgtccATATGGTAAGTATTGCTCAGGCAAAAACTTAAATATGGGTGAGTGGGTTGTGGGTATTGATAGGAGAAAAATAGGTCATTTTATAGCCTTATAGGtcggtataacaatattattagggGTAGGTCatctcaaattattaaataattttgagctacgccatttattttatgatagatAAAACCACTGCTGCTgtacattataggtactattgtagATTTGGGCGCTGAACGTTTGGTCACATTGACCCAAAAGCCAACACGTTTGGGTACAAACAGACACAACGTTTggacacataaaataaaaggtattttataattttacctggtAAATCAGAGAACGTTTGGGTACACTTTATAAACACGTGATCTACAATAGTGGTATACTCATATACTTTATCTCCAAaccaattaatatcaattacttacattattttgattattatcgtaatatacgCGACTACGAATTTATACGTAATACATGTAAGTACTTGTTATCGACAATAATCTTGTAGTAAATATCGAAGCTTTTTCACCCAGAGAAATATGAtcacctatataaaaaatatttaggtacctatataggtatagaaaaataacgtttctataatagtattatgtctattttatacagaaaatgtatatttatattggaaTGTTTATCATGACGTACGTatctatagaaaatgataaaataaacattatctggtgaaagtaagtaggtacctatataggtacatatatgtggttattcgtttttgaattaggtacaaaaaaataaaaaaataatttacattcggTGATGATTgatgaaaaattgtttatttacggGTAAATATCCAATGTCAGAAAAAtgtgaacttcaaacgcttataaaatatttgtttgactTACCTACCggtaaaatttgtattacattttcaagatttttgaccgatcaaaaatttttttttaaaaactattaaaaatagaaaaaaccttatgcctaggtatattaaatattagtagctcaaaaagagtcaaaatatttttaaaatttcataatacatgaacaattttcactgaaaaaaacgaaatcgattttgtaaaatcctcgtttttccttaatttgttttattttgtttcccccgacgcttttgaaaattactactaggaattgtttatttttgacatCTCAAAgtgtactacctacctatttaacttGATTCTCTTTCCTACCGgtaccagaaaagatgctgaagtagaaaatcgaagCCTTTTTGTTGTCCCGAAAGctgattttaaacaaaaatcaaaaaacacatcattgtaaaaaaatattcatcgtTATGCTATTAGAATCTTATAAAGCACCAACAGACCtgatttaattttatgcaattttggacgtttttttactttttagaacgCTGTAGACGACGCCGATTGGTCACCCATTAACTCCACAGTTATTGTCAGTGTTAGCGGCGCAGTCATATGCATTTGGGACTTCGCACGAAAAACGGTCGAGCCTGTCATGATGTTTACGTGCAAAACCGGCGTACACTTTTCGTTGGTGAAATTTTCCAAACACGGTAATGTGAGTATTATTCGATTACCTAATATACGTATACTTGGCTACTCATATATGATTGTTTGAGTCACATTgctataagtattaatattgtgaGTTTTAGAATATTGTCACTGGTGATGTAAATGGATTGGTTAGATGTTTTCACATCAGTAACATGCCTTCGCCGTCATTTCTCCAAGTAGGTAATCGTAatgttttaaatcaataataactaatgagcataattaattttaacggcAAGCtaggttaaaattattgttaggCACCTAATTGAGAAGCATAATATTTCCAAAACACATAAGGTAGGCAcatccagtttttttttaattttgggaaaatatgtttaaaactgtttaaaatgtccaaaatatatttatttttttaaatgctctatattattttaagatgtttttgaactacctaatacctat from the Acyrthosiphon pisum isolate AL4f chromosome X, pea_aphid_22Mar2018_4r6ur, whole genome shotgun sequence genome contains:
- the LOC100570230 gene encoding WD repeat-containing protein 78-like isoform X1 is translated as MDNNKFKTQKLQQKFHFDEHNIEKICTSLENEIENLKVVKIQNQPFQTPDVQFFKAALQETKTNTLLELPSLAPSVKNISNTSQNEIAKTNTTKYLLTDAVQASRCFQRTQHTQTEAITLKDQSNIASVWILQKEIGNNMATEKIEDIKSNNFKKMLFISDRIVTSNNFSEKQIKFITRHTSDKLNAMSYRYTLEEILQFSNDKLSTFSVTSFVWNTMNEDILAVGYGKWNDEPNGFKGAVCCWSLKNPVYPERMYEFNKPITCLDFSKTHANILVAGSHGGCVYILDIAPEICDPVIVNEKNLQNFPIWSVLSFLQKSYTSEDEFILSVDDNGSVRKWSGGVSKTYNTEQMSLIYCGIRNDSAKPNKFNHSTIVQNMPGTVISFHPTNKSTYFIGTKVGFVVQNTVDSCNHYDRIFMAHNGPVYGIKFSPFCSSIFITYGADWQIKIWMENVDVPLLSLSYCNAVDDADWSPINSTVIVSVSGAVICIWDFARKTVEPVMMFTCKTGVHFSLVKFSKHGNNIVTGDVNGLVRCFHISNMPSPSFLQKNSILTALENMMSSNHELVQIIKKTMMNN
- the LOC100570230 gene encoding WD repeat-containing protein 78-like isoform X2, yielding MDNNKFKTQKLQQKFHFDEHNIEKICTSLENEIENLKVVKIQNQPFQTPDVQFFKAALQETKTNTLLELPSLAPSVKNISNTSQNEIAKTNTTKYLLTDAVQASRCFQRTQHTQTEAITLKDQSNIASVWILQKEIGNNMATEKIEDIKSNNFKKMLFISDRIVTSNNFSEKQIKFITRHTSDKLNAMSYRYTLEEILQFSNDKLSTFSVTSFVWNTMNEDILAVGYGKWNDEPNGFKGAVCCWSLKNPVYPERMYEFNKPITCLDFSKTHANILVAGSHGGCVYILDIAPEICDPVIVNEKNLQNFPIWSVLSFLQKSYTSEDEFILSVDDNGSVRKWSGGVSKTYNTEQMSLIYCGIRNDSAKPNKFNHSTIVQNMPGTVISFHPTNKSTYFIGTKVGFVVQNTVDSCNHYDRIFMAHNGPVYGIKFSPFCSSIFITYGADWQIKIWMENVDVPLLSLSYCNAVDDADWSPINSTVIVSVSGAVICIWDFARKTVEPVMMFTCKTGVHFSLVKFSKHGNNIVTGDVNGLVRCFHISNMPSPSFLQVEKFYSNSSGEYDVIKS
- the LOC100570230 gene encoding WD repeat-containing protein 78-like isoform X3, which gives rise to MDNNKFKTQKLQQKFHFDEHNIEKICTSLENEIENLKVVKIQNQPFQTPDVQFFKAALQETKTNTLLELPSLAPSVKNISNTSQNEIAKTNTTKYLLTDAVQASRCFQRTQHTQTEAITLKDQSNIASVWILQKEIGNNMATEKIEDIKSNNFKKMLFISDRIVTSNNFSEKQIKFITRHTSDKLNAMSYRYTLEEILQFSNDKLSTFSVTSFVWNTMNEDILAVGYGKWNDEPNGFKGAVCCWSLKNPVYPERMYEFNKPITCLDFSKTHANILVAGSHGGCVYILDIAPEICDPVIVNEKNLQNFPIWSVLSFLQKSYTSEDEFILSVDDNGSVRKWSGGVSKTYNTEQMSLIYCGIRNDSAKPNKFNHSTIVQNMPGTVISFHPTNKSTYFIGTKVGFVVQNTVDSCNHYDRIFMAHNGPVYGIKFSPFCSSIFITYGADWQIKIWMENVDVPLLSLSYCNAVDDADWSPINSTVIVSVSGAVICIWDFARKTVEPVMMFTCKTGVHFSLVKFSKHGNKNSILTALENMMSSNHELVQIIKKTMMNN